The DNA segment GAGCTTTTGCACAGCCGCTTCGTGCGCCGGGTCGGTGGTGCGAATCCAGCGGTCATAGCTAACCCCGAGCGGCGCGAACGCCGCCTGGAATTCTTCGAAGATGTGGTCAACGTATGCTTTGATGGGCACGCCGCCCGCTTCGGCGGCGCGCTCGATGTTGATACCGTGCTCGTCTGTGCCCGTCAGCATGAAAGCATCGACGCCGCGCTGCCGGTGAAACCGAGTCAGCGTATCAGCGACCAGCGTCGTGTAGGCATGGCCAATGTGCGGCCTCGCGTTCGTGTAATAGATCGGTGTCGTGACGTAGAAAGTTTTTTTCATAACAAGTGACAAGTGACAAGTGACAAGTGACAAGTGACGCTGCGCAGATCATCTTGCGAGGAACGATGTACCTACCGACAAGCGATCTTGTCACTTGTCACTCGTCACTTGTCACTTCACGTTGAACAACTGCACGTCTTCGAGTACCCAGTTGCCGCCGGCTCGGCTCAGGATGTAAAGTGCCGTGCCCGACTGGTCACGGTTCTCGGCCCGCGCCGTGAGCGCCACGTCGAGCGCGACGCGATTGGCATCCATCGGGTCAACGCGGAGAATCTCGGTCGCCCAGGCGCTCGGTCGGGTGACGGTCAGCCCTTGAATGAAGCGTTTCAGGTTGTTGCGCACGACCAGCGGCGTCAGCTTGTCAGACGAAGGGTCTTTGATGACCGCGTCGAGCTGCGAGATGAATGAGCGGATCGCCGCATCAACCGGCGGCAACTGATTGGCGGCGCGCTCGGCCTGAATCAGCGCCGCACGCGCCGCGACCTGCGCCGGCGCTTCTTCGGCTTCGACGACGGCGCGGCGTAGCGCCCCGACCGCCTCTGCCGCTTGATTGCGCGCCATCGCCGCCTGCCCTAGCGTCACATGTGCCCAGGCCAGCGCCGAGCCGACCGGCGGCTCGATCTTGATCGCGGCGTTGGCTTCAGTGGTCGCTTCGTCGAACTTCTTTTCGGCGGCAAGCGTGCGGCCGAGCCACGCATGGATCAGCGCGTTGGTCGGGTCGCGGCGCGCCGCCTCGCGCAGCTTGCCTTCGGCTTCGGCATAATCGCCTTTGTTGAAGGCGGCGATGCTTTGATTGAAGAGCGTCTGCGCCGACGGGCGCGGCAGTTTCATATCGCCGTCGCGCGCGTCGTTGTCATAGTTCGTCTGGATAATCAGCTTGTCGGGATCAACTTCGATGGCGGTGATCTTTTCCGCCGTCGGGATTTCCGCCGTCGCGATGTTTTCCGACGGCACCGCGACGCTGATCGTCACAGGCTTTCCCGAAGCGGTCGTCGCCAGCACTTTGACGGTCACGTCGCCTGTGCCCAGGTTGCGCAGGTTGAGGCGCTGCGTGTCGGGCTTGTCCGACGGCAGCGGCGCGCCGACGATGAGGTCCGGCTCGGTGATCGAGTCGAGCCATTGCTGAAAGAGCTTTTCGACAGCCGGGCTGGTGCTCTTGACGACGGCGGCGCGAAAGTCATCCGGCGTGACCACCTTCGTCTGCGCGACAGCGAATGTCGTCTTGATCGCGGCGATCATTTTGTCGCGGCCCGCGGTCTCGGCCATCAGCCGCAGCACCAGCGGGCCTTTGCCAAAGATGGCGGCGCTGTAATTCGGCAGCGCGATGGTCTGCAAGCCCAGCTCGGCGTCGCGGCCCGATTGCGCCACCGGCGTGTAGCTCCAGCGCATGCGCTCGAAGGCGTCGCGCCCTGCCTCTTTGCCGAAGCGATCTTCGAAGTAGAGCGCCGCCAGGTAACGCGGCAGCGAATCGCGCAGGAAAGCGACGCTGCGGGGGCGCTGGCCGCTGCGGGCTTCGATGCCGCGAATCCGCGCGCGGCCTTCCGTCCACATTCTGGCGACGGCATCGGCTACGGCTTCAATGGTTGACTCGGTGACCACGTCGCGGCGGAACACTTGCTCGTTTAGGACCAGCGCCCCCGGCACGGCCAGATTGCCGGCGCGTGCCGACGAGATGATGCGGAAGGTCGCGCCCGCAGGCGGCGGCCCGAGCAGGCGCGTGAAGAAATCAACCGCGCGCCCGGCTTCATCACTCAAGCGCTTGCTGATCGCCGGGCCCGCGGCCTTCGCAGCAGCCGCCAGGGTCAGGCCGGGCGGGGTGTAGACTTCGATCTTCACGCCGCCGGCATCGCTGCCGAGCGGTTGATCGTAATTGCCGGCAATCAGCAGGGGCAGGGAATTGAGCGACTGCTCGAAGGCGAACGCCGGCCCGGCGGATTTCACCGCGCCTGCCGACAGCCCGCGAAAGTTGTTTGTAGCCGAGGCCACAGTGACGTCGAGCGTGAATGGCGCGGTCGTCGGCCCATAGGGCGTGAAGACGGTTGAAGGCATCGGCACCCAGATGGCTTCGGGCGCGAGCAGCACTTCGCCGGGGTAGATGTGAATCAAGGCCGAGGATTCGGGCGCTTCGATGCGGTAAGCGAATTCAACCCTGGCGGTCGCGTTCGGGGCGATGCCGGCGTCTGCGGAAACGACGATTTGATTGAGCGTCGTGACGCGGCGGTCTTCGGTTGTCTCGATCTGCGCGGTCGCGCCGTTCACAGTGGCCGACGTGACTTTCGCAAGTTTGCTCAGGCGAAAGAAGAGCCTGGTCTTTGGCGTTTGACCGAGATTGACGACCGTGATGGCGGCGCGGCAATCGGCGGCGCTCGCCGCGGGGTCGAGGCGCACGTTGATCTGATAGCGATCCACTTCGACTTCCTGCGCCGCCGCGGCGGCGGCGAGCAGAAGCCCGACGATAAAAGCGAATGAAAACTTTTTGAGCATTACGACTGAAACCTTTTCGCGGTTGGGCTGCCACATGGCCTGTGCTTACAACTGATCTTTCACCAGCGCGTGAATCGCTTTGAGCTTTTCGAGCAGCGGCGCGAGGCGTTCGAGCGGCAGGCTGTTCGGCCCATCGGAAAGCGCCGCCGCAGGGTTATCGTGAACTTCCATAAACACGCCGTCCACGCCGCAGGCGACGCCGGCCCGCGCCATGTATTCGATCAACTCCGCGTCGCCGCCGGTCGCCGTGCCCAGGCCACCGGGCCGCTGCAAACTGTGAGTAATGTCATAGACCACAGGGTAGCCGAAGCCGCGCATCACCGGCAGGCCGCGAAAGTCTACGACCAGGTTGTTATAACCGAAGCTCGTGCCGCGCTCGGTGATGATCACCCGTCGGTTGTTTTGCGAAGCCGCCTTGGCGACGGCGTTCTTCATGTCGTGCGGTGCCAGGAACTGGCCTTTCTTGATGTTGACGGCACGATTCGTGCGCGCGGCTTCGACAATCAGATCGGTCTGCCGGCAGAGGAACGCCGGAATCTGCAAGATGTCGGCGACTTCGGCGGCGGCGCGCACCTGCGCGGTTTCGTGTACGTCGGTCAGCACCGGTAAGCCAAACTCGCTGCGAATGCGCCCCAGCACGCGCAAGCCTTCTTCGATCCCCGGCCCGCGATGCGCCGTCGCCGAAGTGCGGTTGGCTTTGTCGTAAGAGGCTTTGAAAATATACGGGACGCCGAGCTGACGGGTGATGCGGCTGATGGCCGAGGCCATCTTCAGAGCGTGGGCTTCGCTTTCGACAACACACGGGCCGGCGATGAGGAACAGCTCACCGCCGCCAAGCTCTACGTCACCAACTTTGAAAGGCGTCACTGAGGCTGGCATAGTCGAATCATCATTCTACACGCCAGCAGCGCGAATGTGAAAGCGCGATGCGCCGCGCCTATGGCGGCAAATCTCGGCGGTTGCATGGACGGTTCGCGCCGGCGTATACTCTTCTTCGACAAGCAAGCGAAACGATCCGCCGGTGCCAGCAGCGCCGGCGGATTTCTTTTTGGATAAAATACGGCCTGCGCTCGATGGGCGCAGGCGCTTTCATTTGTGCCCGTGTTGATGCGGAGGAAATATGAGTAACCCGGAGCCTGTGCCGTACACGAATGACGCCGAGATCGAGGCGCTGGTCGCGCGCTTTGCGGCTTGCGAACTGCCGCCCGACGACGTCTCGCACCGCGTCCACGTCGCCATGAGCGCGTGGTGTTTTCTGAAGTCGCCCGAACGGGAAGCCGCGGGGCGCATCCGTGATGATCTGCGGCGCTACGTCGAGTGGCACCATATCACTATCTATAACGAGACCATCACGCTGTTCTGGGCCAGGATGATCGGCAAGGCGGTGGCGGGCATGGATCGGGCGCGGCCCGCATTTATGCTCGTCAACGAAGTGGTAGCGCAACTCGGCGATTCGCAGTTGATCTTCGCTTACTACACACGCGAGCGGCTGCAATCGGAGGAAGCGCGCCACGGCTGGGTCGAGCCCGATTTGCGGCCGCTCGATCTTTGAAATGCGCCCAGCGCCAGGCTATTTCACGCGCGGTGTCTGAGCGCCCGGCGTGGTTTTGGCGACTAGCTCATGCTCACGCGAAACCGCCAGTTGTACCAGATCGCGCTCGAAGAAGAGGTCGAGCGTCCAGTCGAGGATGACGCGCACCCGCTTTTCGAGCTGCGGGATGCGCATCACGTAATAGGTTCGCCAGAGAAACCATGCGAAGTAGCCGGAAAAGCGCAGGCCCATCAAATCCGCAACGCCTGTGCGCTCGCCGACAATCGCCATCTGTCCCATGGTGTCGTAATCAAACGGCTGCCGCCGAGCGCGCCCAAAGATCGCCGCAATGTTGCGCGCCGCGCGCTTGCCTTCGCGGACGGCGTGCTGTGCCGTCGGCGGGTGCGGCTTGCCGGTCTTCGGATTGGGAATGTGAGCGCAATCGCCGAGCGCCCAGACGTTCTTCCGGCCCTCGACTTCAAAGTATTCGTTGACGCGAATGCGCCCGCGCTCTTTTGCCAGCTCGAAGCCGGCGACGAGCGGATTGGGCGCAACTCCCGCGCCCCAGATGACCGTTTGTGTCGCGACCTGTTCACCGCCCGACAACGCGAAGCCATTTTGCTCGACGCGAGTGACGGCGGTGTTGGTGCGGACTTCGACACCGCGCTTGACCAGCACGCGCTCGGCAAAGGCGGCGAGCTTCTCGTTCATCTCGGCCATCAGTCGCGGCCCGGCTTCGATAAGCAGCACGCGGATGCGACGGCGGTCGATCTCTGGATAATAATCGGCCGCCTCGCGCACGAAGTCATTGATCTGGCCGACGACTTCGACGCCCGTCAGACCACCGCCGACGACCGCAAAGGTCAGCAGCTCGTCGGCACGCTCCGGCTCGACCGCAGCTTCTTCAAGCATATCGATGACGTGGTTGCGGACGTAGATGGCGTCGCCCAGCGTCTTGAAGGGCAGGGCGAATTCCGCCGCGCCGGGAATGCCGAAATAGTTGATGACGCCGCCGAGCGTCAGCACCAGATAATCGTAATGGAACTCACGCTCAGCGCCCGTCAGGCTGTGCCGCGCCGAGACCACCTGCGCGTCAAAATTGATGCCCGATACTTCGACTTCGGCAAAGCGCGTGCGGCGCAGGAGCTTGCGCAAGGGGCTGACAATGTGGCGCGTGCCGATGCTGCCTGCGCCGGTTTCCGGCAACATCGGCGTGAACAGGAAAAAGTTTTCGCCGTTGAGCAGCGTGACGGTGACATCGCGCTCGCGCTTCAGTCGCTTTTCCAGTTCAAGCGCGGTATAGAGTCCGGCGAATCCGCCGCCGACAATAACAATATGACTGGCTGCCATCTTTACCTTTCACCTCCGGTTAACCACATCCACGTTTGGCACCGCTGCCGGGTTACTCGAACGGCAGCAGCGGCTGAAGCTCGGCGATCTCTGATTCCGGCGCGACCAGATCGAGGCGGCGTGCCAGGCCGTGCCGCCTGGCTTCCTGGCGCAGCAGCTCGACCTGCGCGGCGGTCGCCGGTGCGTGGCCGTCGCGAGCCAGACGGCGCGGCAAGCCCGCGGGCTGGCGCGAGCGATAATTCAGGCTGTCGAGCGACAACGCCTGCGTCCGGCTTTCGGCAATCTTCGTCATGGCGTCGCGGACGAATTCGCGGCTCATCGGCACGGGCACGAAGGCCGGCGCCCACAACACGTAAGTCGCAATGCCGCGCTCCGACAGACGGCGAATCGTTGCCAGCCGCCCGCTGGTTGGTGCGGCCCACGGCTCAATAATGTCTGATAGCCGGTCATCGATCACCGAAATGCTCATGCCAACGGCGGCGCGCGGCAGGCGGGCGATCAAGTCGGCGTCGCGCTCGACCAGGGTTTGCTTGGTCAGAATGAAGAGGCTGTGCTGCGGGTGGCGCTCGAAGACTTCAAGAATGCGGCGGGTGATCTGGTAGCGCTCTTCGACGGGCTGATAAGGATCGGTCGCGGTTGACATGAAAACCCGCGTCGGCTGGCGCAAGCGCCCCAGTTGTTTGTCGAGCAGTTCCGGCACGCCCTCTTTGACGTCAACATACGTGCCCCACTTCCGCTCTTCCAACTGCTTGTGCTTCATGTGCGGCACGTAGCAGTAGGCGCAGCCTACTGTGCATCCCTGGTAAGGGTTGAGCGTGAAGCCGCCCATGCCGGAACGATTCAGCACCGACCGTGGCTGAATGACGGTGAGCTTGACGGCTCGCTCAGGCTTGCGCGCGGGCTTCATATTCAAAGTATAAGAGGGCGGCCAGGGTGCAGCAATCGAGCGCCTGTCGCGCCTCGTGTGGTCGGTGCTCGCCCCTTCAAGTACAGCTTGCAAGGTCGGCACACTGACAATTCAAGAGATCAGTGAGCGGCAGGCGAGTAAGCGGCGGCGGGATTGGATTCTTTATGGATCAGGCTCAGACCGACACCTCGGCACCGGCCAGCCGCAGCGCGAAGACGCGATTCAGGCGGTCGCGGTTCTCGATCACTTGTCGGAGGTTGTTGCTGGCGGCTTCGATCAGTTCGGTTTCGCCCGTGGCGGCGGCTTTATCGAGGAGAGTTTGCGCATCCTGAACGATGCGCTCGGCTTCGGTGAGAATACGGCTCAGGGCTTCGGTTGAAAACATGGGACCTTCCTGCCTGAATCTCGCCGGCGGCTGTCGGGCGCAGCTTAATTTGTTGACACCCACAAGCGGTTGAAGTATAAAGGTGGTGCGCTAGAGCGAACTGCAAATTCGGAATATTTCGGCTCCCCACAGCTTCGATATTCCAGCGTCTTGCGCACCACCATTACCTCATCCGGGCTGTGGCCCCACCCATGGCCCGGAGGCTTTACTCCCACGTCACGGACAATATCATAGTATTTCAGTCGGTTGCAACAGCAAAGTTAAGAATCTACCTTAACTGTTTTGCGCCGCCGGCTGGCCGGGTCGCCTTCTCCCGGATCGCAAGCCGTCTTAGCCTTCGAAGGAGAGGTAAGTGGTGCCACAGAGTCTCAAAAAGCGCGCCGCCGAATTGGAGCGCCAGGTGAAAGAATACGCCGAGAACGTCAAGCGCGTCTTGCGCGAGTACCGCGAAACGCAGCGCGCCAGCGCGCGAGTCGAGCAGGTGCCGCCTTCGCGCATCCGTGCGCGATTGCTGCGCAAGCGGCGTGATGTCGAACGCGCCAACGCCGAGTACATGGCGTTGCAGAAAGAGCTTGATATGATTCGCAGTCGTATGCAGGCGCGAAAATAGGCCGTTCGCGTGATCCAAAAGCCGCCGTCCGGCAACGTCTCGAATCCGTTCAAGTGGTGTCCCTAAATGGCTTGAATCTCTCCTGGGACCGGGCGGGTTGCCCGGTCGCGAGCCCATCCCTGCTGATTAAGCCGGCCGCGCCGCCGCAAAATAATTCTTCAAACGGCAGGCCACCTTTGGCATAGGGGTTGTAATCATAAAGGGTGAGGGATTCCGGAAGGAAGATGGGGGATGCTTTCTAGGGAAAGGAAGGAATGAATATGAACATACAGTGGATAAAGAAAGGCTTGGCAGGGACGGCGCTGGCGCTCATCCTGGGCATCGGCAGCACGACCGTGCTAAGCACGACGGCGCAGGCGCAAGACCGTCGTTGGCGCGACCGAGATAATTATCGTTCGGAGCGTGAACGCGAGGAAGCGCGCCGGCGCGCCGAGCGCGAGCGTGAATGGGCTGCCCGTCAGCGCCAGAATAACCGCTATGTTTATGTGACTCCGCGAGTCGTGCCGCGCGTTTATAACGGCGGGGGCTATTATGGCGGTTACGGCAACTACGGTAGCTATGGCAATTATGGCGGCTCGTATGAGGAGCAGAGAGGGTTCAGCGACGGGCTGAATCGCGGACAGGAAGATGTGCGCGACCGGCGCTCCTTCAATCCGAACAACTCCAGCCACTATCGCAGCGGCAACGCGGCCTACCGCGAAGGCTTCCGCAGAGGCTACGCGCAAGGCTATCGCCAGTATGGCGGTTATGGCCGCTGGTAATTAACGCGAGCCTTAAATAGATTGAGCGGGCCTGGACGTGAAGTCCGGCCCGCTCTTTTGTTTTTCAGCGCCGCTTGCTGTCGCGATTACTGAGCGCGCTCGGCAGCGGTGAAGCGCGGCTCGATGTCAACGGGAATGTTTCCCAGCTTGTCGAGCGTCTTCTGCATCTCCGGGCGAATCACGCCGTACTTATCGAGCAGCGCTTTGGCTTTCTCGTAAGAGCCTTCGGCTTGCAGCGTGAGAATCTCATTCGTCAGCTTGCGCACCGCGTCTTTGATCTTCGCCGGGTCAATGCTGTAAGTTCCCGCCGCCTCGTTGTACTTGATGCCGCCTTCGTCGCTCAGGTAATTGAACTGCAAAGCCTGCCCCTTGCCGTGCGCCTCGGTGGTGCCAAAGCGCACAGAGCGGAACGAGCTGGCCAGGTAAGTCGTGTAGAGGTCGCGCTCCATCGCCGGATCAATGGCGCCCTTATCGATCAAGTATTGTAGCGCCCACAACCCTGTGATGTCGGCCTTGGCCTCTTCAATCGCCGAATAGAGTTCCTTGAGCTGTCCGCGCACGGTCGTCGCGTTGCCCGCGACCGTGATGTTGTGCGGGCCGAGGCCGTGCAACAGCTCGTGCATGAGGATGTGCGTGAAGAAGGCGTCGAAGGAGATTTGTGATGACTGCGCCGGGTCGAGCGCGACCTTCGAGATAGGGATCAGCACCTTGTTGAATTTCGCCTCCTGCATATTCTTGAGCATCACGCGCTTCGAGCCCTTCTCTTTGACGACCTGCTCGTCGTTCGGCAGGTTGAAGGCCGCCGTCTGCACGCCGCGGTTGCCGTCGCCCGCAGTGAAGA comes from the Blastocatellia bacterium genome and includes:
- a CDS encoding DUF5131 family protein, producing the protein MQAVLEGASTDHTRRDRRSIAAPWPPSYTLNMKPARKPERAVKLTVIQPRSVLNRSGMGGFTLNPYQGCTVGCAYCYVPHMKHKQLEERKWGTYVDVKEGVPELLDKQLGRLRQPTRVFMSTATDPYQPVEERYQITRRILEVFERHPQHSLFILTKQTLVERDADLIARLPRAAVGMSISVIDDRLSDIIEPWAAPTSGRLATIRRLSERGIATYVLWAPAFVPVPMSREFVRDAMTKIAESRTQALSLDSLNYRSRQPAGLPRRLARDGHAPATAAQVELLRQEARRHGLARRLDLVAPESEIAELQPLLPFE
- the kdsA gene encoding 3-deoxy-8-phosphooctulonate synthase codes for the protein MPASVTPFKVGDVELGGGELFLIAGPCVVESEAHALKMASAISRITRQLGVPYIFKASYDKANRTSATAHRGPGIEEGLRVLGRIRSEFGLPVLTDVHETAQVRAAAEVADILQIPAFLCRQTDLIVEAARTNRAVNIKKGQFLAPHDMKNAVAKAASQNNRRVIITERGTSFGYNNLVVDFRGLPVMRGFGYPVVYDITHSLQRPGGLGTATGGDAELIEYMARAGVACGVDGVFMEVHDNPAAALSDGPNSLPLERLAPLLEKLKAIHALVKDQL
- a CDS encoding tetratricopeptide repeat protein is translated as MLKKFSFAFIVGLLLAAAAAAQEVEVDRYQINVRLDPAASAADCRAAITVVNLGQTPKTRLFFRLSKLAKVTSATVNGATAQIETTEDRRVTTLNQIVVSADAGIAPNATARVEFAYRIEAPESSALIHIYPGEVLLAPEAIWVPMPSTVFTPYGPTTAPFTLDVTVASATNNFRGLSAGAVKSAGPAFAFEQSLNSLPLLIAGNYDQPLGSDAGGVKIEVYTPPGLTLAAAAKAAGPAISKRLSDEAGRAVDFFTRLLGPPPAGATFRIISSARAGNLAVPGALVLNEQVFRRDVVTESTIEAVADAVARMWTEGRARIRGIEARSGQRPRSVAFLRDSLPRYLAALYFEDRFGKEAGRDAFERMRWSYTPVAQSGRDAELGLQTIALPNYSAAIFGKGPLVLRLMAETAGRDKMIAAIKTTFAVAQTKVVTPDDFRAAVVKSTSPAVEKLFQQWLDSITEPDLIVGAPLPSDKPDTQRLNLRNLGTGDVTVKVLATTASGKPVTISVAVPSENIATAEIPTAEKITAIEVDPDKLIIQTNYDNDARDGDMKLPRPSAQTLFNQSIAAFNKGDYAEAEGKLREAARRDPTNALIHAWLGRTLAAEKKFDEATTEANAAIKIEPPVGSALAWAHVTLGQAAMARNQAAEAVGALRRAVVEAEEAPAQVAARAALIQAERAANQLPPVDAAIRSFISQLDAVIKDPSSDKLTPLVVRNNLKRFIQGLTVTRPSAWATEILRVDPMDANRVALDVALTARAENRDQSGTALYILSRAGGNWVLEDVQLFNVK
- a CDS encoding NAD(P)/FAD-dependent oxidoreductase; the protein is MAASHIVIVGGGFAGLYTALELEKRLKRERDVTVTLLNGENFFLFTPMLPETGAGSIGTRHIVSPLRKLLRRTRFAEVEVSGINFDAQVVSARHSLTGAEREFHYDYLVLTLGGVINYFGIPGAAEFALPFKTLGDAIYVRNHVIDMLEEAAVEPERADELLTFAVVGGGLTGVEVVGQINDFVREAADYYPEIDRRRIRVLLIEAGPRLMAEMNEKLAAFAERVLVKRGVEVRTNTAVTRVEQNGFALSGGEQVATQTVIWGAGVAPNPLVAGFELAKERGRIRVNEYFEVEGRKNVWALGDCAHIPNPKTGKPHPPTAQHAVREGKRAARNIAAIFGRARRQPFDYDTMGQMAIVGERTGVADLMGLRFSGYFAWFLWRTYYVMRIPQLEKRVRVILDWTLDLFFERDLVQLAVSREHELVAKTTPGAQTPRVK